A genomic region of Eucalyptus grandis isolate ANBG69807.140 chromosome 5, ASM1654582v1, whole genome shotgun sequence contains the following coding sequences:
- the LOC120293868 gene encoding disease resistance protein RUN1-like: MASSLKSKRKYHVFLSFRGEDIRNNFLGHLYKALDQKGIYTYVDSEELRKGEQIAPALMKAIEESRIAIIIFSKDYASSWWCLEELVKIIDYKKARDLMVFPLFYKVEPRELRTPRGSYRDAMAKHESKYGKDSKELKRWEKALSDASYLSGWPLKDG, translated from the coding sequence ATGGCTTCTTCATTGAAATCCAAAAGGAAATATcatgtgttcttgagttttagaggcgAGGACATCCGGAATAACTTCCTTGGTCATCTCTACAAAGCTCTTGATCAGAAAGGAATTTACACTTATGTTGATAGCGAGGAGCTCAGGAAAGGAGAGCAAATAGCTCCAGCGCTTATGAAGGCAATCGAGGAATCACGGATCGCGATAATCATTTTCTCCAAGGATTACGCTTCCTCATGGTGGTGTTTGGAAGAGTTGGTGAAAATCATTGACTATAAGAAAGCAAGAGATCTCATGGTCTTTCCtttgttttacaaagtggaacctaGAGAACTGAGAACACCAAGAGGGAGCTATAGAGATGCTATGGCTAAGCATGAGTCCAAGTATGGGAAGGATTCAAAGGAATTGAAGAGATGGGAGAAAGCTCTTTCTGATGCCAGTTACTTGTCCGGATGGCCTTTGAAAGATGGGTAA
- the LOC104444749 gene encoding tRNA-specific adenosine deaminase TAD2 codes for METDDDSLLRFVLGFVQLAIDQVIDVTRCKISDDLWKAKLALDSLKVPVGCVIGEKRCLIAAGRNRTNEKRNDTTIFLP; via the exons ATGGAAACTGATGACGATTCTCTCCTGAGGTTCGTTCTGGGCTTCGTGCAGCTTGCTATAGATCAG GTTATTGACGTTACGCGCTGCAAAATCAGCGACGATCTCTGGAAG GCAAAGCTTGCTTTGGACAGCCTCAAAGTTCCAGTTGG CTGTGTGATTGGTGAGAAACGGTGCCTTATTGCAGCAGGAAGAAACAGGACTAATGAGAAACGGAAT GATACAACAATCTTCCTCCCTTAG